The Carnobacterium sp. 17-4 genome has a window encoding:
- a CDS encoding pyridoxamine kinase — protein MKQPRILVIQDISASCRISMNVAVPILSCLENWVSILPTALLSTHTGKGFEDYTFLDLSAEIPAILNHWRSLEIKFDGIVIGYLGSIEQIKLMESIIKQFSTEEALIVVDPVMGDHGTLYPGFTSEHVEAMRKLCQFADVLIPNVTEACLLTETNYPEKPHTKEKIEPIIRKLVDKNNRSIVLSGVTGNERQVGAAFISKGSSKIHYAFSEVYPGHFDGVGDLFTSVVAGFLFQKHSLKRANEVAVNYISRVVKRTIEDQIDPLYGIVFEKDLMYLMKELKKEIIHY, from the coding sequence ATGAAGCAGCCCAGAATTTTAGTTATCCAAGATATTTCAGCAAGTTGTCGTATTTCAATGAATGTGGCTGTCCCAATTCTAAGTTGTTTAGAAAATTGGGTGAGTATCTTGCCTACAGCATTGTTGTCTACACATACTGGTAAAGGTTTTGAAGATTATACTTTTTTAGATTTAAGTGCGGAGATACCAGCTATCTTAAATCATTGGCGTTCGTTAGAAATAAAATTTGATGGGATAGTCATTGGGTATTTAGGCTCTATAGAACAAATTAAATTGATGGAAAGCATCATTAAACAATTTTCAACAGAAGAAGCTCTAATTGTAGTAGACCCTGTGATGGGTGATCACGGAACTTTATACCCGGGTTTTACCTCTGAGCATGTTGAAGCGATGCGCAAACTTTGTCAATTTGCAGATGTCTTGATACCAAATGTAACTGAAGCTTGCTTACTAACGGAAACAAACTATCCAGAAAAGCCACATACTAAAGAAAAAATAGAACCCATTATAAGGAAATTAGTGGACAAAAATAACCGAAGTATCGTCTTATCTGGTGTAACTGGAAATGAAAGACAAGTTGGCGCTGCGTTTATTTCCAAAGGCAGTTCAAAAATCCATTATGCTTTTTCAGAAGTTTATCCGGGGCATTTCGATGGGGTAGGAGATTTGTTTACAAGCGTAGTAGCAGGATTTTTATTTCAAAAACACAGTTTAAAAAGAGCGAATGAAGTAGCGGTAAATTACATTTCAAGAGTTGTCAAACGGACTATTGAAGACCAAATTGATCCCTTGTATGGAATTGTTTTTGAAAAAGATTTGATGTATTTAATGAAGGAACTAAAAAAAGAAATCATCCATTATTGA
- a CDS encoding murein hydrolase activator EnvC family protein: MNKKLMTGMIAALLFAAPIVMPTATEAASVSELESQKAELENKSADLNSKIQSQEETLNNLESEKANLESEVEKLQTNIDTVVLELKVQEQKLADSKAKIEKLKAEIEKLKDLIARREEKLEHQARNVQTDGSTSNMVDLVLSAESLSDLIGRVGVVNQLVSANKDIVTQQENDKKEVEKNEKAAQDEKVAIESLKAEIEVNKNNLVAQKAELDDKIVQVATKYDMTESEKNDFVKEQAVIATQTSVLSSELQEERQRIIAEEEKAQAAAKKAEAEAEAKAAQEEAKVAETKQTTSSSSQSSNQAQSSNKTQASTPSSSNSSGFINPSGGYTTSSYGYRIHPITGVSKLHGGIDFGGGGPIVAAQSGTVVFAGYHSSWGYYVKIDHGNGVQTLYAHMVSGSLLVTAGQQVSQGQQIGTMGTTGSSTGVHLHFEVYVNGSRVDPAGYL, encoded by the coding sequence TTGAATAAGAAATTGATGACCGGGATGATTGCAGCATTGTTATTTGCAGCTCCAATTGTAATGCCGACTGCGACAGAAGCAGCGAGCGTTTCAGAACTTGAAAGTCAAAAAGCAGAATTAGAAAATAAATCAGCTGATTTAAACTCAAAAATCCAATCTCAAGAAGAAACCTTAAATAACCTAGAATCTGAAAAAGCAAATCTTGAATCAGAAGTTGAAAAATTACAAACGAATATTGATACTGTTGTACTAGAGCTAAAAGTACAAGAGCAAAAATTAGCTGACTCAAAAGCTAAAATTGAAAAATTAAAAGCAGAGATTGAAAAATTAAAAGATCTTATTGCTAGGCGTGAAGAAAAATTAGAACATCAAGCTAGAAATGTACAAACAGATGGCAGTACTTCTAATATGGTCGATTTAGTATTATCTGCAGAGAGTTTGTCTGATTTAATCGGACGTGTGGGTGTAGTAAATCAATTAGTTTCTGCAAATAAAGATATTGTTACTCAGCAAGAGAATGATAAAAAAGAAGTAGAAAAGAATGAAAAAGCAGCACAAGATGAAAAAGTAGCAATTGAATCATTAAAAGCTGAAATCGAAGTAAATAAAAACAACTTAGTTGCTCAAAAAGCGGAATTAGATGATAAAATTGTTCAAGTAGCAACTAAATACGATATGACAGAATCTGAAAAAAATGACTTTGTTAAAGAGCAAGCTGTTATTGCAACTCAAACAAGTGTCCTGTCTAGTGAATTACAAGAAGAGCGTCAACGCATTATAGCTGAAGAAGAAAAAGCACAAGCTGCTGCTAAAAAAGCAGAAGCTGAGGCAGAAGCTAAAGCAGCTCAAGAAGAAGCTAAAGTAGCGGAAACTAAACAAACAACAAGTTCTTCAAGTCAATCAAGCAATCAAGCTCAATCAAGTAATAAAACACAAGCAAGCACTCCATCATCTTCAAACAGTTCAGGATTTATTAATCCAAGTGGAGGTTATACTACTTCTTCTTATGGCTATCGTATTCACCCAATTACTGGCGTAAGCAAATTACATGGTGGTATTGACTTTGGCGGCGGAGGTCCGATCGTTGCAGCACAAAGTGGAACAGTTGTTTTTGCTGGTTACCATAGTTCATGGGGGTATTATGTGAAGATTGATCACGGAAATGGCGTGCAAACATTATATGCTCACATGGTATCTGGAAGTTTATTAGTAACAGCAGGACAACAGGTATCACAAGGGCAACAAATTGGAACAATGGGTACGACTGGTTCTTCTACGGGTGTTCATTTACACTTTGAAGTATATGTAAATGGTTCTCGTGTTGACCCAGCAGGCTATCTATAA
- a CDS encoding HD domain-containing protein, with protein sequence MTEPKWKQDLEYVAIIEDLLECEEVKKLNDYTQHHFTTRLDHSISVSYISYCIAKKHNLDARATARAGLLHDLFYYDWRTTKFDEGTHAYVHPRMACENAKKLTELSELECDIIIKHMWLATVALPKYKESYIVTFVDKYCAVKEVAVPLTGKMRTSVKNAWARMKPAAAQ encoded by the coding sequence ATGACCGAACCAAAATGGAAGCAAGATTTAGAATACGTTGCAATTATCGAGGATTTATTGGAATGTGAAGAAGTAAAGAAACTTAATGACTATACTCAACATCATTTTACTACAAGACTAGATCATTCAATTAGCGTATCTTATATCAGTTACTGTATTGCTAAAAAACATAATTTGGATGCTAGAGCTACAGCTCGTGCAGGTTTGCTTCATGATTTGTTTTATTATGATTGGAGAACAACAAAATTTGATGAGGGAACTCACGCATATGTCCATCCTCGTATGGCTTGTGAAAACGCAAAAAAATTAACTGAACTAAGTGAATTAGAATGCGATATTATTATTAAACATATGTGGCTAGCTACTGTAGCTCTTCCAAAGTATAAAGAAAGTTACATTGTAACGTTTGTTGATAAATATTGTGCAGTAAAAGAAGTAGCTGTTCCATTGACTGGAAAAATGAGAACCTCTGTAAAGAATGCTTGGGCTCGTATGAAACCAGCTGCAGCACAATAA
- a CDS encoding TrmH family RNA methyltransferase → MELILSTKNERVKNWKKLQSRRGRQKAGAYLIEGFHLIEEALKNHAIILEIMISEEVVVGDIPEFDEAKQVEISTEIAKLLSETETSQGIFAVVKKIDQLDKPILTKPFLFLDNVQDPGNVGTMVRTADAAGFGGVVLGKGSVDLYNSKVLRSMQGSHFHLPVYQGDLNEWFDLFFELEFPVFGTELNEEAVSYREIEPQAVYGLVMGNEGNGMAAELLKRTTKNLYIPIVGQAESLNVAVAAGILMFSLTKTES, encoded by the coding sequence ATGGAACTAATTTTATCCACAAAAAATGAACGCGTAAAGAATTGGAAAAAACTTCAATCAAGAAGAGGGCGTCAAAAAGCTGGTGCTTACTTAATTGAAGGTTTCCATTTAATAGAAGAAGCTTTAAAAAATCATGCGATAATTTTAGAAATAATGATAAGTGAAGAAGTAGTTGTGGGAGATATTCCTGAATTCGATGAAGCAAAACAAGTTGAAATTTCTACAGAAATCGCAAAACTATTAAGTGAGACTGAAACTTCTCAAGGTATTTTTGCAGTTGTAAAAAAAATAGATCAATTAGATAAACCCATTCTTACGAAGCCTTTTTTATTTTTAGACAATGTTCAAGACCCAGGAAATGTCGGAACAATGGTTCGCACAGCAGATGCTGCCGGTTTTGGGGGAGTCGTATTAGGGAAAGGGTCTGTAGATCTTTACAATAGTAAAGTGTTACGTTCTATGCAAGGGAGTCATTTTCATTTGCCGGTTTACCAGGGGGATTTAAATGAATGGTTTGATTTATTTTTTGAACTTGAATTTCCAGTATTTGGTACTGAATTAAATGAAGAAGCCGTTTCATATCGAGAAATTGAACCTCAAGCTGTATATGGATTAGTTATGGGAAATGAAGGCAATGGAATGGCGGCTGAATTATTAAAACGTACAACGAAGAATCTCTATATTCCAATTGTAGGACAAGCTGAATCTCTAAATGTTGCAGTAGCTGCTGGAATATTAATGTTTTCGTTAACCAAGACTGAAAGTTAA
- a CDS encoding DUF6544 family protein — MSKLISLLISVILLGGLFMGKLRFNKNVKQEIVALFSNIKLKSEIVTKEDLENLPENVQRWLEYSGINGREKILTVRLKQKANMRLNKNKPWMSVQAEQYFTTEEPSFIWKATIKPAPLIHIVGRDKYWNGKGSMLIKFLSLFTVADSEGKEINQGTLLRYLAEMVWFPTAALNNYIIWNEIDDNNAQATMTYKGVTASGLFSFNDKGEVIKFEAERYGEFDKRFKLEVWSIFLRDYKAFEGIMIPSNGEVTWKLKSGDFNWFNFEVTEIEYNVPLSY; from the coding sequence ATGTCAAAATTAATTAGTCTATTAATCAGTGTTATCTTACTTGGCGGGTTATTTATGGGAAAGCTTCGATTCAATAAAAATGTAAAACAAGAGATTGTAGCACTTTTTAGCAATATAAAACTCAAAAGTGAAATTGTAACTAAGGAAGATTTAGAAAATCTACCAGAAAATGTTCAGAGATGGCTTGAATATTCTGGAATTAATGGACGTGAAAAAATATTAACTGTACGTTTAAAACAAAAAGCAAATATGAGATTAAATAAAAATAAGCCATGGATGTCAGTTCAAGCAGAACAATATTTCACTACAGAAGAACCGAGTTTTATCTGGAAAGCAACCATTAAACCCGCACCCTTAATTCATATTGTAGGAAGAGATAAGTATTGGAACGGAAAAGGAAGTATGCTAATTAAGTTTCTTTCATTATTTACTGTTGCCGATTCTGAAGGGAAAGAAATCAATCAGGGGACCTTGTTAAGGTATCTTGCTGAGATGGTATGGTTTCCTACTGCAGCTTTAAACAACTATATAATATGGAATGAGATTGACGATAACAATGCACAAGCAACAATGACCTACAAAGGTGTAACTGCCTCAGGTCTATTTTCATTTAATGATAAAGGTGAGGTTATTAAATTTGAAGCTGAAAGGTATGGAGAATTTGATAAAAGGTTTAAACTAGAAGTGTGGTCAATTTTTTTGCGTGATTATAAAGCATTTGAAGGGATTATGATACCTTCAAATGGCGAGGTTACTTGGAAATTAAAATCTGGAGATTTTAATTGGTTTAATTTTGAGGTTACCGAAATTGAATATAATGTACCACTATCCTATTAG
- a CDS encoding MFS transporter, translated as MTTIRTLTIKYALLQSLYWMVFCSIYGFASVFLLSRSFENQSIGLILAISNILSVILQPTLGAAVDKFEKLTLRWSLVILTILSIGLLVSLLLSTGAPAIEALIFIAVVSLVLSMQPFINSFTFEHINSGVEINFGLTRGAGSLAFALTSYTLGLLLTRFSTIILPIGCIFLLLAFLVLIFTFPETTISEVPSAPNLKLNNPLTKEKEIFFKRYPRFAYFLIGAACLFLFHTIVNTYLVQIIHSLGGNDSDFGLSLMITALCELPAMLGFSYLLTKRKSGIWLKVAAIFFVIRSILFLLSGSVFMINVTQLFQGLAFALYIPASTYYVNQLMQKTDYVKGQAFNIGAVTLGSVAGSFIGGWLLDNAGVPEMLSAGIVAAFIGCLLLFYSVKTDI; from the coding sequence ATGACAACAATTCGTACACTAACCATAAAATATGCTTTGCTACAAAGTCTATACTGGATGGTATTTTGCTCCATCTATGGATTTGCTTCAGTCTTTTTGCTCTCTCGAAGCTTCGAAAATCAAAGCATTGGGCTTATTCTTGCCATCTCCAATATCTTATCCGTTATTTTACAACCTACTTTAGGTGCTGCAGTCGATAAGTTTGAAAAACTAACATTGAGATGGAGCTTAGTTATCCTTACAATTTTATCTATTGGCCTTCTTGTTTCTTTGCTTCTTTCTACTGGCGCTCCTGCAATTGAAGCATTAATATTTATAGCTGTAGTTTCATTAGTTTTATCCATGCAGCCATTCATTAATTCTTTTACATTTGAACACATTAATAGTGGGGTAGAAATCAATTTTGGTTTAACAAGAGGAGCAGGTTCCTTAGCGTTCGCTCTAACTTCATACACGTTAGGTCTATTGTTAACACGCTTTAGCACAATTATTTTACCTATTGGCTGTATTTTTTTATTATTAGCTTTTTTGGTACTTATTTTCACCTTTCCCGAAACTACTATTTCTGAAGTACCATCTGCTCCAAATTTAAAGTTGAATAACCCTTTAACCAAAGAGAAAGAAATTTTTTTCAAAAGATACCCTCGATTTGCCTATTTTCTAATAGGAGCAGCCTGTTTGTTTCTTTTTCACACTATTGTAAATACTTATTTAGTCCAAATCATTCATTCACTTGGAGGAAACGACAGTGACTTTGGTTTGTCATTAATGATTACAGCTTTGTGTGAACTACCTGCCATGTTAGGATTCAGCTATTTACTGACTAAACGAAAAAGCGGTATTTGGTTGAAAGTAGCAGCCATTTTCTTTGTAATAAGAAGTATTCTTTTTCTATTATCGGGATCGGTATTTATGATTAATGTCACTCAATTATTCCAAGGATTAGCATTTGCTCTTTACATTCCAGCCTCTACTTATTATGTCAATCAACTAATGCAGAAAACAGATTATGTCAAAGGACAAGCATTTAACATAGGTGCTGTTACCCTAGGCAGTGTGGCTGGAAGTTTTATAGGTGGATGGTTGCTAGACAATGCTGGTGTTCCAGAAATGTTAAGTGCTGGAATAGTGGCGGCATTTATTGGGTGTTTATTACTCTTTTATTCAGTAAAAACCGATATTTAA
- a CDS encoding NADP-dependent oxidoreductase, giving the protein MRAVIIEEYGGKEKLKEAEVPMPQPREHQVIVKERATSINPIDWKLREGYLQQKMPWEFPIILGWDVAGEIVEVGSEVTDWKIGDRVFARPDTTRFGTYAEYTAVDDNLLAYIPENISYEEAAAAPLAGLTAWQALFDYGKLVEGEKVLIHAGSGGVGTYAIQLAKSKGAFVISTASESNRDLLLSLGVDQFIDYKNEDFTELLSDVDVIFDTMGGEILENSFKVVKPHTGRIVSIVGDADKELIEKADITFNNIWLEPDGKQLSQLAKLMEQGKVKSIIGATYPLTEKGVYDAHALSETHHAVGKIVIKVGNEES; this is encoded by the coding sequence ATGAGAGCAGTTATTATCGAAGAATATGGTGGGAAAGAAAAGTTGAAAGAAGCAGAAGTACCGATGCCACAGCCTAGAGAGCATCAAGTCATCGTAAAAGAAAGAGCAACGTCAATCAACCCGATTGACTGGAAATTACGTGAAGGCTATTTGCAACAAAAAATGCCTTGGGAATTCCCTATTATTTTGGGTTGGGATGTAGCAGGTGAAATTGTAGAGGTCGGTAGTGAAGTAACTGATTGGAAAATTGGAGACCGAGTATTTGCACGACCAGATACAACACGTTTTGGAACGTATGCTGAATATACTGCAGTTGATGATAACCTACTAGCGTATATTCCTGAAAATATATCTTATGAAGAAGCAGCAGCAGCTCCATTAGCTGGATTAACTGCTTGGCAAGCATTATTTGATTACGGCAAACTTGTTGAAGGCGAAAAAGTCTTGATACATGCAGGTTCAGGTGGAGTAGGAACGTACGCTATCCAATTAGCTAAAAGTAAAGGTGCTTTTGTGATTTCAACAGCCAGTGAAAGTAATCGTGACTTGCTACTGAGTTTAGGAGTAGATCAATTTATTGATTATAAAAATGAAGACTTTACTGAACTGTTAAGTGATGTAGATGTTATTTTTGATACTATGGGTGGAGAAATTTTAGAAAATAGTTTTAAAGTTGTTAAACCTCATACTGGACGAATCGTATCCATTGTTGGAGACGCAGATAAAGAGTTGATTGAGAAAGCTGATATTACCTTTAATAATATTTGGTTAGAACCAGATGGAAAACAGCTTAGCCAGTTAGCTAAGTTAATGGAACAAGGAAAAGTGAAGTCTATTATTGGAGCAACGTATCCATTAACTGAAAAAGGTGTTTATGATGCCCATGCATTAAGTGAGACACACCATGCAGTTGGAAAAATTGTTATTAAAGTTGGAAACGAAGAATCTTAA